Proteins encoded in a region of the Coprothermobacter sp. genome:
- a CDS encoding 4-hydroxy-3-methylbut-2-en-1-yl diphosphate synthase yields MERRASRVVKAGSVIMGGDHPVVVQTMTKTDTHDVASTVRQIHELELRGCELVRLAVKDMEAARALRAIKREVSIPLVADIHFDPRLALASIEAGVDKIRLNPSNIKDWAMVREVARTAKSASVPIRVGANLGSMDLELTRSERAHALAEEALREARLLEEADFHDIVVSVKSSDVREMVEAVRIVAGCSDYPLHLGVTEAGPLRQSLVKSSAGIGSLLLDGIGDTIRYSISGDPGLEVDAAWMLLAGLDLRRRGAQIVSCPTCGRCEVPDILSLVAQLEERLSEIVKPVTVALMGCVVNGVGEGKAADVGIACGHDQGVLFVRGESVRNVAPSDFIDTLIAEANKL; encoded by the coding sequence ATGGAACGTCGCGCGTCGCGTGTCGTCAAGGCAGGGTCCGTGATCATGGGTGGCGACCATCCCGTCGTCGTGCAGACGATGACCAAGACGGATACCCATGACGTCGCGTCGACCGTCCGTCAGATCCATGAGCTGGAACTTCGTGGGTGCGAACTCGTTCGCCTCGCAGTGAAGGATATGGAAGCGGCCCGGGCCCTGCGGGCCATCAAGAGAGAGGTGTCCATACCGCTGGTTGCCGATATCCACTTCGACCCACGCCTTGCGCTGGCGTCCATCGAAGCCGGTGTCGACAAGATCCGCCTGAACCCTTCCAACATCAAGGACTGGGCGATGGTGCGTGAGGTCGCCAGGACCGCGAAGTCGGCGTCTGTCCCGATCCGTGTCGGCGCAAATCTTGGGTCGATGGACCTTGAGCTCACGCGTTCAGAGAGAGCCCATGCCCTCGCTGAAGAAGCGCTGCGAGAAGCGCGACTTCTAGAGGAAGCGGACTTCCATGACATCGTGGTGTCTGTGAAGAGCAGCGATGTCCGCGAGATGGTGGAAGCCGTGCGCATTGTTGCAGGCTGCAGCGACTACCCTCTTCATCTTGGGGTCACGGAGGCAGGACCGCTGAGACAGTCGCTTGTCAAGAGCAGCGCCGGGATCGGTTCCTTGCTCCTCGACGGCATCGGCGATACGATTCGGTACTCCATCAGCGGCGACCCGGGTCTGGAGGTCGACGCGGCATGGATGCTACTTGCGGGACTGGACTTGCGAAGACGTGGCGCACAGATTGTGTCGTGCCCGACATGCGGCCGTTGTGAAGTCCCCGACATCCTGTCCCTTGTGGCTCAGCTCGAGGAACGGCTGAGTGAGATCGTAAAGCCGGTGACCGTTGCACTTATGGGTTGTGTCGTCAACGGTGTCGGCGAGGGAAAGGCGGCCGATGTCGGCATTGCCTGCGGCCATGATCAGGGCGTCCTGTTTGTGCGCGGCGAATCCGTTCGCAATGTCGCGCCTTCTGATTTCATCGATACACTCATCGCCGAAGCCAACAAGCTGTAA